One segment of Parvularcula sp. IMCC14364 DNA contains the following:
- a CDS encoding VOC family protein — MKNFIAGLALALAAFAITGPASAGDDTSMEKAVIPVQYLEIVTEDVETTCQILAKQHDVTFSDPQPGLGTARVADLAGGGRIGVRPPLSAEETPVVRPYLLVDDIEVAIADVQAAGGEFAMLATDIPGQGKFAIYFLGGIQHGLWER; from the coding sequence ATGAAAAATTTTATCGCTGGTCTCGCGTTGGCTCTTGCAGCCTTTGCCATAACAGGTCCCGCTTCAGCAGGAGACGACACATCCATGGAAAAAGCTGTCATACCCGTTCAGTATCTGGAAATAGTCACGGAAGATGTTGAGACAACCTGCCAGATTCTGGCCAAACAGCATGATGTGACATTCAGCGACCCGCAACCCGGTCTAGGCACCGCGCGTGTCGCAGATTTGGCTGGTGGCGGCCGGATCGGTGTTCGCCCCCCGTTGAGTGCAGAAGAAACGCCGGTTGTGCGCCCCTATCTGCTGGTGGACGATATCGAAGTCGCCATCGCGGATGTTCAGGCCGCTGGCGGCGAGTTTGCCATGCTGGCGACGGACATTCCCGGTCAGGGAAAATTTGCGATCTATTTTCTTGGTGGCATTCAGCATGGCTTGTGGGAGCGCTGA
- the lysA gene encoding diaminopimelate decarboxylase: MHHFTYREGHLYAEDVALEAIARAVGTPFYCYSAATLRRHFRVFADAFADRDTLVAFSVKSLSNLAVLTLLQKEGAGADVVSGGELSRALTAGIPGDRIVFSGVGKTRTEMAAALEAGIHQFNVESVPELQALNDVAISHDTTAPVALRINPDVAAGSHDKISTGRAEDKFGIPWAQARDVYRLAGNLPGIAVKGVDVHIGSQITDLAPFEKAFNRTAELVRALRADGHEITRLDLGGGLGVPYQHGDDQSAPPHPEVYAEMIKRIAGPLDVQLIFEPGRMITGNAGILVSRIIYHKEGESRRFLILDAAMNDLIRPALYDAWHDVIPVREPGSQGGKVKYDLVGPVCETGDTFARQRDLPELAENDLVAFLTAGAYGAVQASQYNTRPLVLEVLVDGDRYAVIRKRPTTAQILAMESVPDWV; the protein is encoded by the coding sequence ATGCACCATTTTACCTATCGCGAAGGCCATCTCTATGCGGAAGATGTCGCGCTTGAGGCTATCGCGCGCGCTGTCGGGACACCCTTCTATTGCTATTCGGCCGCTACGTTACGCCGTCATTTCCGGGTATTCGCAGATGCCTTCGCGGATCGCGACACACTGGTCGCGTTTTCGGTCAAATCCCTCTCCAACCTTGCGGTACTGACACTCCTGCAAAAAGAAGGGGCCGGCGCGGACGTGGTCTCCGGCGGCGAGTTGTCCCGTGCCCTGACGGCCGGAATCCCCGGGGACAGAATTGTGTTTTCCGGCGTCGGCAAGACGCGGACAGAAATGGCTGCCGCCCTTGAGGCAGGCATTCATCAGTTCAATGTCGAATCCGTCCCCGAATTACAGGCTCTGAACGATGTGGCAATCAGTCACGATACAACGGCGCCCGTTGCCCTGCGCATCAATCCGGATGTGGCCGCTGGCAGCCATGACAAGATTTCAACCGGCCGTGCCGAGGACAAATTCGGCATTCCCTGGGCACAGGCAAGAGACGTGTACAGACTGGCGGGCAACCTGCCAGGTATCGCCGTGAAAGGAGTCGATGTGCATATCGGCTCCCAGATCACCGACCTTGCGCCGTTTGAAAAAGCCTTCAACCGGACGGCGGAGCTGGTGCGTGCCCTGCGCGCAGATGGTCACGAGATCACCCGGCTGGACCTGGGCGGCGGTCTGGGTGTGCCTTATCAGCATGGGGACGACCAGAGCGCCCCGCCCCACCCGGAAGTCTATGCCGAGATGATCAAGCGTATTGCCGGGCCGCTGGATGTTCAACTGATATTCGAGCCGGGCCGCATGATCACCGGCAATGCCGGCATTCTCGTGTCACGGATCATTTACCACAAGGAAGGCGAGAGCCGCCGCTTCCTGATCCTTGATGCTGCCATGAATGATCTGATCCGGCCTGCCCTTTACGATGCCTGGCACGACGTTATCCCGGTACGGGAACCCGGCAGCCAGGGCGGCAAAGTGAAATACGACCTTGTCGGCCCAGTCTGCGAAACGGGAGATACATTCGCCCGGCAGCGCGACCTGCCGGAACTGGCCGAAAACGACCTTGTCGCGTTTCTGACCGCCGGGGCCTATGGCGCGGTGCAGGCTTCCCAATACAATACGCGCCCGCTGGTGCTGGAAGTGCTGGTCGATGGTGACAGATATGCCGTCATCAGAAAGCGCCCGACAACAGCGCAAATCCTCGCCATGGAATCCGTCCCCGACTGGGTCTGA
- a CDS encoding IS5 family transposase produces MSWNETTRTYYDRSFLRYASDLTDDEWALIEPEIPLPNRMGRPRKWPMREIMNALLYIASTGCQWRMLPRDFPPFSTVQKYFYWWRDDRLLEKINHRLLFECREAHGRSPHPSAGVIDSQSVKTTESGGITGFDAGKNIKGRKRHILTDTEGFLVTALVHAADVQDRDGAPAVLMEARDKFPWLRHIFADGGYAGDKLKRKLKKVGPFRMEIIKRSDKMKGFKVLPRRWVVERTFAWLGRSRRLAKDWERCWTSAIAWLFMAHIRIATRRLARACFI; encoded by the coding sequence ATGAGTTGGAATGAAACCACCCGCACATATTATGACCGCAGTTTCCTGCGCTATGCAAGTGATCTGACGGACGACGAATGGGCTTTGATTGAACCTGAAATACCTCTTCCAAATCGGATGGGGCGTCCTCGCAAGTGGCCGATGCGGGAGATCATGAACGCCTTGTTGTATATCGCGTCTACTGGCTGCCAATGGCGCATGTTACCAAGGGATTTCCCGCCTTTTTCGACGGTTCAGAAATATTTTTATTGGTGGCGTGATGACAGATTGCTGGAAAAGATCAATCACCGCCTGCTGTTTGAATGCCGCGAAGCACACGGCAGAAGCCCACACCCCAGCGCAGGTGTGATCGATAGCCAGTCGGTTAAAACCACAGAAAGTGGCGGTATTACTGGCTTTGACGCGGGCAAAAATATAAAAGGCCGCAAGCGGCATATTCTGACGGATACGGAAGGCTTTCTGGTGACAGCACTTGTGCATGCCGCGGATGTACAGGATCGCGACGGCGCACCAGCGGTGTTGATGGAAGCGCGAGACAAATTTCCATGGCTTCGCCATATCTTTGCCGATGGTGGCTATGCGGGAGATAAGCTAAAGCGCAAACTTAAAAAAGTCGGTCCATTCCGGATGGAAATCATCAAGCGATCCGATAAAATGAAAGGCTTTAAAGTCCTGCCCCGGCGATGGGTCGTAGAACGCACATTCGCATGGTTAGGGCGATCACGCCGTCTCGCCAAGGATTGGGAACGATGCTGGACCTCAGCTATCGCATGGCTATTCATGGCTCACATCCGTATCGCAACAAGACGACTGGCAAGAGCATGTTTCATATGA
- the argH gene encoding argininosuccinate lyase produces the protein MNKKTTGNEMWGGRFSAGPSAIMEEINASIDVDKRLWREDIAGSKAHAAMLAQRGIISAEDHAEIARGLSQIGDEIEAGTFNFSAALEDIHMNIEARLKEIIGEAAGRLHTARSRNDQVATDFRLWCRQTCQDMDTALAGLQATLARRAEAEAATIMPGFTHLQSAQPVTFGHHCLAYVEMFARDRGRFQDARKRLNESPLGAAALAGTSFDIDRQATAAALAFDKPMANSLDAVSARDFAAELLAACAICATHISRLSEEIVIWSSAQFGFITLSDDFSTGSSIMPQKKNPDAAELCRAKSGRIIGDLNGLLIMLKGLPLAYSKDMQEDKEQTFDAVDALALCLAAMTGMVASLHVNRPAMHSAAATGFSTATDLADWLVRTLGLPFRDAHHVTGALVAMAEQKGCDLPDLTLDEIQSVHSGVTDDVFSVLSVENSVASRMSYGGTAPENVRQQAALWIERLEGTAS, from the coding sequence ATGAACAAGAAAACAACAGGCAATGAAATGTGGGGCGGTCGTTTTTCTGCCGGGCCGTCTGCCATCATGGAGGAAATCAACGCCTCGATTGATGTGGACAAGCGCCTGTGGCGGGAAGACATCGCCGGATCAAAGGCCCATGCGGCCATGTTGGCACAACGCGGCATCATCAGCGCAGAAGACCATGCTGAAATTGCACGCGGCCTGAGCCAGATTGGCGACGAGATAGAAGCCGGCACGTTCAATTTTTCGGCGGCGCTGGAAGACATCCACATGAATATCGAGGCGCGCCTGAAAGAGATCATCGGCGAAGCAGCCGGACGGCTGCATACGGCACGCTCACGCAACGACCAGGTTGCCACCGATTTCCGGCTCTGGTGCCGACAGACCTGCCAGGATATGGATACGGCCCTTGCCGGCTTGCAAGCCACACTCGCCCGACGCGCCGAGGCTGAAGCGGCAACCATCATGCCGGGTTTCACACATCTTCAGTCCGCCCAGCCGGTCACCTTCGGCCATCACTGCCTGGCCTATGTTGAGATGTTTGCGCGCGATCGAGGTCGCTTTCAGGATGCCAGAAAACGGCTCAATGAAAGTCCGCTCGGCGCAGCGGCCCTTGCCGGCACCTCCTTTGACATTGACCGGCAGGCAACAGCCGCAGCACTGGCGTTTGACAAGCCGATGGCCAACTCCCTCGATGCCGTTTCAGCAAGGGACTTTGCGGCAGAATTACTGGCGGCCTGTGCAATCTGCGCCACCCATATCTCGCGCCTGTCGGAAGAAATCGTGATCTGGTCGTCGGCACAATTCGGCTTCATCACCTTGTCGGATGATTTCTCCACGGGCTCTTCAATCATGCCGCAAAAGAAAAACCCTGATGCTGCTGAACTGTGCCGCGCCAAATCAGGGCGCATAATCGGGGACCTGAACGGCCTGCTCATCATGCTCAAAGGCCTGCCACTCGCCTATTCCAAGGATATGCAGGAAGACAAGGAACAGACCTTTGATGCAGTGGATGCCCTTGCCCTGTGTCTGGCTGCCATGACCGGCATGGTTGCCAGCCTGCACGTCAACCGGCCGGCAATGCACAGTGCTGCGGCCACTGGCTTTTCCACCGCCACTGATCTGGCGGACTGGCTTGTGCGCACGCTTGGCCTGCCCTTTCGCGACGCCCATCACGTCACCGGGGCGCTGGTCGCCATGGCCGAACAGAAAGGCTGCGATCTGCCCGACCTGACACTCGATGAAATACAGTCCGTACACAGTGGCGTGACTGATGATGTTTTCTCTGTCCTGTCAGTGGAAAATTCTGTAGCGTCCCGTATGTCATATGGCGGTACCGCGCCTGAAAATGTGCGCCAACAGGCCGCATTATGGATTGAGAGACTGGAAGGAACTGCCTCATGA
- a CDS encoding DUF5658 family protein encodes MNSPASQSARPVSNSDMRRETMRQRWSRISEFARAARADRQLFLASAALAIIYNLVGALDIISTVAGLQAQLGEEANPFVRLLMDNLANGWILAKLTLQLLVTVMILWFPHRLVLMIFAVPVAVTAMVVWNNLQIAGMF; translated from the coding sequence ATGAATTCACCTGCCTCGCAATCTGCCAGACCTGTTTCAAATTCGGATATGCGGCGCGAGACAATGCGCCAGCGCTGGTCCCGGATTAGTGAATTTGCCCGGGCGGCCCGCGCGGACCGCCAGCTTTTTCTCGCGTCGGCGGCCCTCGCCATTATCTATAATCTGGTCGGGGCCTTGGACATTATCTCGACGGTTGCTGGCCTGCAGGCTCAGCTTGGGGAAGAAGCGAACCCATTTGTGCGCCTGCTCATGGATAATCTGGCCAATGGCTGGATCCTCGCCAAGCTCACACTTCAACTGCTGGTCACGGTCATGATCCTGTGGTTCCCGCACCGGCTGGTGTTGATGATCTTTGCCGTGCCGGTCGCCGTGACGGCCATGGTCGTCTGGAACAACCTGCAAATCGCCGGAATGTTTTAG
- a CDS encoding DEAD/DEAH box helicase yields the protein MTQNENSFASLGLAPAILKSASRLGFTTPTPIQRKAIPLVLQGRDIMGLAQTGTGKTAAFGLPLVHHLMSNHDKRQPKSVRALILAPTRELVNQIATNLRDYVRGGHLNVQSVVGGASIGLQIRNLSRGTDVLVATPGRLLDLLDRRALTLSDTKFLVLDEADQMLDLGFIHALRKIAALVGTPRQTLLFSATMPKQMAELASTYLSDPVRVETAPPGKAADKVRQSVHFVDQRGKTDLLKSLLAQRPDDLSLVFSRTKHGAEKLMKQLVATGFAAGSVHGNKSQNQRERAIKAFRNGSIRVLVATDVAARGIDIPGVSHVYNYDLPEVPENYVHRIGRTARAGSGGQAVAFCKPEDVHLLRAVEKLMGMEISVAGGDVPADMPAPSKAKKRSRPKRNRNAGKPDWARKEASGNSGAGQGDAGHGDAATAAAEPGRKGKPPARAKSGQQKPAKGKKPYAGKPNTSKPRSGKPGAGKPVSGKPASGKPAAGRASSSKRNGPRAGGRAAA from the coding sequence TTGACACAGAATGAAAACAGTTTTGCCAGTCTTGGACTGGCTCCAGCCATCCTTAAATCCGCAAGCCGTCTTGGCTTCACCACGCCAACGCCGATCCAGCGCAAAGCCATTCCGCTGGTGCTGCAGGGGCGCGATATCATGGGCCTGGCCCAGACAGGCACCGGCAAGACAGCCGCCTTCGGCCTGCCGCTTGTGCACCATCTGATGAGCAATCATGACAAACGCCAGCCCAAGTCTGTGCGCGCGCTTATTCTCGCGCCAACGCGGGAACTCGTGAACCAGATTGCCACAAACCTGCGCGATTATGTGCGCGGCGGACATCTGAACGTGCAGAGCGTTGTTGGTGGTGCTTCCATTGGCCTGCAGATCAGGAACCTGTCACGCGGCACAGATGTGCTGGTGGCAACACCCGGTCGTCTGCTTGACCTGCTGGACCGCCGGGCCCTGACCCTGTCGGACACGAAGTTTCTGGTGCTGGATGAAGCAGACCAGATGCTGGACCTTGGCTTTATCCATGCCCTGCGCAAGATCGCGGCACTGGTCGGGACACCGCGCCAGACGCTGCTTTTTTCTGCAACGATGCCAAAACAGATGGCAGAGCTTGCCAGCACGTATCTGAGCGATCCGGTACGCGTGGAAACGGCACCGCCGGGCAAAGCTGCTGACAAAGTGCGCCAGAGCGTTCACTTCGTTGACCAGCGCGGCAAGACGGATCTGCTCAAGTCCCTTCTGGCGCAGCGCCCGGATGATTTGTCCCTGGTCTTTTCCCGCACAAAACACGGGGCAGAAAAGCTGATGAAGCAGCTTGTGGCGACCGGCTTTGCCGCCGGGTCTGTGCATGGCAACAAGAGCCAGAACCAGCGTGAGCGCGCCATTAAAGCGTTCCGTAACGGGAGTATTCGTGTGCTGGTTGCAACGGATGTGGCAGCGCGCGGTATTGATATTCCAGGCGTGAGCCATGTCTATAATTATGACCTGCCGGAAGTGCCGGAAAATTACGTTCACCGTATTGGCCGAACGGCCCGGGCCGGATCAGGCGGTCAGGCCGTTGCTTTCTGCAAGCCTGAAGATGTGCATCTTCTAAGGGCTGTCGAAAAGCTGATGGGGATGGAAATCAGTGTTGCAGGCGGCGACGTACCGGCTGACATGCCAGCGCCGTCCAAAGCCAAAAAACGCAGCCGCCCGAAGCGCAACCGCAATGCGGGCAAGCCTGACTGGGCCAGAAAAGAAGCGTCTGGCAATTCTGGTGCCGGGCAGGGGGATGCCGGACATGGCGATGCCGCCACTGCGGCAGCAGAGCCTGGCAGAAAAGGCAAGCCACCGGCACGGGCCAAATCCGGTCAGCAAAAACCCGCCAAGGGCAAAAAGCCATATGCGGGCAAGCCCAATACCAGCAAGCCGCGATCCGGGAAACCTGGTGCTGGCAAGCCGGTTTCCGGCAAACCTGCATCAGGAAAACCTGCTGCGGGCAGGGCCTCCTCGTCAAAACGCAATGGCCCGCGCGCCGGCGGACGGGCTGCTGCCTGA
- a CDS encoding TlpA disulfide reductase family protein, whose protein sequence is MQNSSPTPPSKPPVSSLIAQLFQPRMMLMIWGGLGALIVLWVGVAAMIPQGKPGQAREIDRDLLVGEMADFELAFPPRGTPLTRFQGPDGETELAAFKGKTVLVNLWATWCPPCVDELPSLDALQESLGGDDFVVVAIAAEPRMDERGPPFLARLGVEYLDLYHDPRLEFVNNALGANPTLPVSILYDARGREVGRLNEGADWNSPEAVALIKAIMGGENIS, encoded by the coding sequence ATGCAAAATTCTTCACCGACACCGCCTTCCAAGCCCCCTGTCAGTTCCTTGATTGCACAGCTCTTCCAGCCCCGCATGATGCTGATGATCTGGGGAGGGCTGGGCGCCCTGATTGTGCTTTGGGTCGGCGTTGCTGCGATGATCCCGCAGGGCAAGCCCGGTCAGGCGCGGGAGATTGATCGTGATCTGCTTGTCGGGGAGATGGCTGATTTTGAACTGGCCTTTCCGCCGCGTGGCACGCCGTTGACGCGCTTTCAGGGACCGGATGGTGAGACAGAACTAGCGGCCTTCAAAGGCAAGACCGTGCTCGTCAATCTCTGGGCGACCTGGTGTCCACCTTGTGTTGACGAACTGCCCTCCCTTGATGCGTTGCAGGAAAGTCTCGGCGGCGACGATTTTGTCGTGGTTGCGATTGCAGCCGAGCCGCGCATGGATGAGCGCGGTCCCCCCTTTCTGGCGCGTCTCGGGGTTGAGTATCTCGATCTTTACCACGACCCACGCCTGGAATTCGTCAATAATGCCCTGGGGGCAAACCCGACCCTGCCGGTTTCCATCCTGTATGATGCGCGGGGCCGGGAGGTCGGCCGCCTGAATGAAGGGGCGGACTGGAACAGTCCGGAAGCTGTTGCGTTGATTAAGGCGATCATGGGCGGCGAGAATATTTCCTGA
- a CDS encoding TIGR02302 family protein produces the protein MAEPESQEDRDAASRHRISIVRAKCTLFLEKLWPALLPALGAISLFLLISLFDLWQIMPGLMHYAVLGLLMGVLVYSLDKDVSGLTWPDDAQALQRLEADSALPHAPLQSLQDKPFATAGEDNPLWQAHLARMRALGRDVRVGKASSITADRRDPLGLRYAVIILMVFALFVSWGDVAPRLAYALSPQMNKDAPVTVDLWIDPPGYTGKAPVVLLQSASPPQGNGDQVNVPAGSVLHARIAGSRGFSRGRIDVHTADGRTRPPLEETDGTLIGESDLTANSAIVLTVQGRKSSWPVVVTPDRAPNVVFREAPTITEENRVRMVVEIRDDYGITGATAIMMLDPEQPRPVDAPAFSSNALTTPERLEVTTVTGIEGPRTADLDLTDHPWAGLDVLIRLEVRDGAGNVAETLSEKATLPEREFFNPLAQAIIHERRNLAVAPDNLRNSTRALGALTLAPDRFFDRPVDYLLLRTAYWDMLQQSVALNTGPSAPVPEEPTLTDVRSVVDSFWPLALQLEDQALELARRALEAAQSALREALERGAPPGEIASLVEDLRLAMQNYIQALAESGQAVADQSAPSEELGQSDLDEMLDSINDLTQSGANNAARQMLSSLEQMLENLQISGQSSADGSTGRSGQQGAGEGGQPAAGEGQPGNGSAGNSPGSQSMGAAGELIGRQRELADETFDSLREQFGLDGAGNGARSTTQLRQEQEALADELSDVLDQLGDVAASENGEAIRNAFEEARDFMNEAVEGLSADNPDMASKAQESALEALRRGAEGIAEEVMRAQNEGEQGDTEQGFGENADGAPADVDPLGRPYGAAVPGNAIGIPDLSDPERARELVERLRQRLSEPGLSRDEIEYLERLLQRF, from the coding sequence ATGGCAGAACCAGAATCACAAGAGGATAGAGACGCGGCATCGCGGCACCGCATCAGTATCGTGCGGGCCAAATGCACGCTGTTTTTGGAAAAACTCTGGCCTGCCCTGTTGCCGGCCCTTGGGGCCATCAGCCTTTTCCTGCTGATCAGCCTGTTTGATCTCTGGCAGATCATGCCAGGGCTGATGCATTATGCCGTACTCGGCCTGCTGATGGGGGTGCTTGTTTACAGCCTCGACAAGGACGTATCCGGGCTGACATGGCCGGATGATGCACAAGCGCTGCAACGCCTCGAAGCGGACAGTGCGCTGCCTCATGCGCCGCTCCAGTCGCTGCAGGACAAACCATTCGCCACCGCTGGAGAGGACAACCCCCTGTGGCAGGCGCATCTCGCGCGGATGCGCGCGCTGGGTCGGGACGTGCGTGTGGGCAAGGCCAGCAGCATAACCGCTGACCGGCGGGACCCCCTCGGCCTGCGCTATGCCGTCATTATCCTGATGGTTTTTGCGCTGTTTGTATCCTGGGGTGATGTGGCCCCACGCCTTGCCTATGCCCTGTCGCCACAAATGAACAAGGATGCGCCTGTCACCGTGGACCTCTGGATTGATCCACCGGGCTACACCGGCAAGGCCCCCGTCGTGCTGCTGCAATCTGCCAGTCCGCCCCAGGGCAATGGCGATCAGGTCAATGTGCCCGCCGGCTCTGTGCTCCACGCCCGCATCGCCGGCAGTCGCGGTTTCAGCCGGGGCCGCATTGATGTGCATACGGCAGACGGGCGAACGCGGCCCCCGCTGGAAGAGACGGACGGCACGCTGATCGGTGAAAGTGACCTGACCGCCAACAGCGCTATCGTGCTTACCGTGCAGGGGCGCAAAAGCAGCTGGCCCGTTGTCGTGACACCGGACCGTGCGCCCAATGTGGTCTTTCGCGAAGCGCCAACCATTACCGAAGAAAACCGTGTACGCATGGTTGTCGAAATTCGTGATGACTATGGCATCACTGGCGCAACCGCGATCATGATGCTTGATCCCGAACAGCCACGGCCCGTTGATGCGCCTGCATTTTCCAGTAACGCCCTGACAACACCAGAACGCCTTGAGGTGACGACCGTAACCGGCATTGAAGGGCCGCGCACCGCCGACCTTGACCTGACGGACCATCCCTGGGCCGGGCTTGATGTGCTGATCCGCCTGGAAGTGCGCGACGGTGCTGGCAATGTCGCGGAGACCTTGAGCGAAAAGGCGACCCTGCCCGAGCGCGAATTTTTCAATCCACTGGCACAGGCAATTATCCATGAACGGCGCAATCTGGCCGTCGCACCGGACAATCTGCGCAACTCCACCCGCGCCCTTGGCGCTCTCACCCTGGCCCCGGACCGTTTTTTCGACAGGCCCGTGGACTATCTGCTGCTACGCACCGCCTATTGGGATATGCTGCAACAGTCTGTTGCCCTGAACACCGGGCCAAGTGCTCCGGTACCTGAAGAACCAACGCTCACGGATGTTCGCAGCGTTGTTGACAGCTTCTGGCCACTGGCGCTGCAACTGGAAGATCAGGCTCTGGAGCTTGCCCGGCGTGCCCTGGAGGCGGCGCAATCTGCCTTGCGCGAAGCGCTGGAGCGCGGTGCGCCGCCAGGCGAGATTGCCAGCCTGGTGGAAGACCTGCGCCTTGCCATGCAGAATTACATTCAGGCCCTTGCCGAGTCCGGTCAGGCTGTCGCGGACCAGTCTGCTCCAAGTGAGGAGCTGGGGCAGAGCGATCTCGATGAAATGCTCGACTCCATCAATGATCTCACCCAGTCCGGTGCCAATAATGCGGCCCGGCAGATGCTGTCATCCCTCGAGCAGATGCTGGAAAATCTGCAAATTAGTGGTCAGAGTTCTGCTGACGGATCAACCGGGCGCAGCGGTCAACAAGGCGCTGGTGAAGGCGGGCAACCCGCAGCTGGCGAAGGCCAACCCGGCAATGGCTCCGCCGGGAACAGCCCCGGCAGCCAGAGCATGGGCGCGGCAGGAGAGCTGATCGGGCGGCAGCGGGAACTGGCGGACGAAACCTTTGACTCTTTACGCGAACAATTTGGCCTTGACGGTGCAGGTAACGGAGCCCGCTCCACCACACAGTTGCGTCAGGAACAGGAAGCGCTGGCCGATGAACTCTCTGATGTGCTCGACCAGTTGGGCGATGTGGCGGCCAGCGAGAATGGTGAGGCTATTCGCAATGCCTTTGAGGAAGCACGTGACTTCATGAATGAGGCCGTAGAAGGTCTTTCTGCTGACAATCCGGACATGGCCAGCAAGGCGCAGGAAAGCGCACTTGAAGCCCTGCGCCGGGGTGCCGAAGGCATTGCTGAAGAAGTCATGCGGGCACAAAATGAAGGCGAGCAGGGTGACACCGAACAGGGCTTTGGTGAAAATGCTGACGGTGCCCCGGCAGATGTTGACCCCCTCGGGCGGCCTTATGGGGCTGCCGTGCCCGGCAATGCCATCGGCATTCCGGATCTCAGTGACCCGGAGCGTGCCCGCGAACTGGTCGAAAGACTGCGCCAGCGCCTGTCAGAGCCCGGCCTGTCCCGCGACGAGATTGAATATCTGGAGCGCCTCCTGCAACGCTTCTAG